From the Leishmania braziliensis MHOM/BR/75/M2904 contig, possible fusion of chromosomes 20 and 34 genome, the window TGTGCGCTCACGCGTATGCTGCACAGCACCTGCAAGTGCACCAACTCCCTGACACAACCACCGCACTCGCATGCGCGTGCCAATCCGGCTGCGACGTGGATGTCTCACGAGTTCTGAATCTTCTCCGCATCTCAGCGAGGCTGTGGGACACGCAGTGTTCTGCGGTGAAGGAGCAGTGAGAGCCTTCATAACAGGAGCAGAGAGGCGAGCCAAGGGGACGACAGCAACGCAAAAGAAACCCGGAcggattttttttttcggcgtGTGATTCTGCGACgatttttctctctcgcatcTTCTCATTGCCGCCTCCACGCACCTGCGCCGTATCTCTGCTGTTGTTTGTGCTCATTACACCCTCGAAAACAGGTCTCTTTCATTCCGCCGCAGAATACACGACTCGCTCACCACTTCCAACACACTCTTActcaccacctccctctttctcttctagACATACGCACATAGGGGCTCACGCCCGGCAACACGGACGCCCGGGCAGAACTCATTTTCTTCATACGAACAACGAAAACGAGCAATatcctttccccctcccctgttCTCCTCTATTTTCTGCACCTTCCTACAAGTTGTGGCGCCTACACTGTGGTGCGCAAATTCGTTGTGTCTGAGACTGTGTGGCCGCTCAAAGCGTCTCGGTGTGCACCTGCGCGTGTTACTGTGTATGTCCTCACCATAGGATATCAGCGCCAGTTTCATTCTTGGGggcttccctcctccccaatTTGGTACGTCGCATTGGGTGATTTGTGAAGAAAGTAGGAGACAGTGAGACGGAGGGCGCCACGAGGCCTGTGTGGTGTAGTGTGTTGTCGCACACCGTGGCTaatttcccccttttctgggTTTCATTAGTGTAGGCTTCCTCTACGCAGCTCACGCACATCGAcgtgcattttttttttcttttttttttctgtctgCGCGGGCACGTGCTTCGAGCGACAGCTGCTCGTGTGCTGTTCGCGCTCGCTTTATCTGCTCGTTTCTtgcccctttctccttcactcaaaaagaagaagacgtCGTGGAGGCTTCTCGTGCACACGTGTCGGAGCGTGTGTGGATGCCGACGTTTGTTCTCTTGTCGCTTCGCGTGTGCTTTTGAATGCCTCTTTTGCTTATTTACTTTTACCTCGcgtgctcctttttttttgcataTATCTCTCGTCCACCAGCCACCACCTTTCCATTTGCATGTTAGCGCGCACTTTGCCTCTACCTTGCCCttcctgttttttttttcttttccttgtcCTTCGTATCTCcactgcaccgctgctgcacctcttcgctctcttgcCTCCACGCctttggctgctgctgctgctgctgctgctctctccccccgcCTTGATTCCTTGCTGTGCTCATTGGTCGCGTGTTTTGCTACAAACCTTCACGACTTCTCCGCTTTCTtgcttcccctctctcctctagGCTCCAGCCCCTCCGACCATTGTCGACAGTCTGCAcacgctcctcctcactgtTTCCCCATTTCTGCCTCTTTTTCatccttcagcagctccttGCCCCTCATAGCTACTTATCTGGAGCGCGCCGCCTCTCGTTGTTGAAGGCAATCCATGTAAGGGGTTGTTAGGGAGGCTAGAGCAAGTTACAGGCGCACAGACAAGGACCCCAAACACATACACAtttgctccctctctttttctctttttttttgtttgttctGTCTGCGGTTGAACGGGGGCAACGtcgtgtctgtctgtcttcAGTAGTCATTGCAGTCACTCCCGTAGCATCATCGCGCAACACGTGCTTCGACGCGCTCAATTTAACGAGGTGACTTCTCTGTgaccctctctcttttcaggTTAATGCAGGGCGTCAGCATTTGGGTTGGTGATCTTTCCATACTGtccacacacatacacacacaccagctgTTCACTGGCTTCCGCGCACGCACTGTAGCCAGCCACGATGACAGAGACGCTCGCCGCTGGAGACATGGGCAGCATCTCTGTCACAAAGCTCTTCAGTAGCGATAGTACCGCTGCATTGGGTCAGCAGCTTAGCTCCATCTTCTCTAACCTCAATAGCACGTCGAAGGACCGATGGCAGCGCTCCGAGGAGTGCCTCAGCGCCTTGATGGACACTCTTTTTCTACATGAAAAGGAGCTTGGCGCGAATGAATCGCTCCATGAGCGTGTCATTGCCCTGATCGATAGTGCCTTCTGCAACTCCGTGGACAAGGGATGCAGCTCATTTCGCGTCGTATTTGACATCAAGTGGAAGGACCAACACGAGAAGAGAAATCGCTGCTTCATGCTGCTGTTGAGTCGTGCATTTAAGTGCACCACGCCGGAAGAATGCCTGAAGGTAATTCAGTGCCTCGGTGAAGTACTCGAGGATAACATTCGCACGACGACAGACCTTCTAACAGATCACGTGGAAGCGCTTCTGAAAGACCTCTTCGCAGCTGATGTGCACCGCCGCACTGTTGTGTGCGAGGTGCTCGCCAAAATTGTGTCGACGGCTGCATTCATCATAAAACGAAACCCAACACTGCTGGAGCTCCTCACGTCGTCTTGTGCGCCTCTGGTGACACTGAAGGACGCGATGGAAACACGAAATGTGTGGCACCGCACAGCACTCATCCGCCTTACCTCCGCGCTTGTGAAGAACTGCTATGAGGTGACGCCACAAGTGGCGAAAGATGTGGCTGACCTTGTCTTGCGCTACATGCGCGCCGCGGCAGATGAGTCGCTGCTGGTCGGTGTCCTTTCCGCTTTGGCTCACGTTGCTGTGACGCCAGCGTTTGTTTCGGCTCCGTGGAATTTGCCGCAGCTGGTGAGTTTTCTCTGCGAAACGGACTGGTCCGTCTACTCCGTCGCTACGCGAGTCGCCGCTGTAACTGCAGCAAGCAAAGTAGCCTGTTTTCTTTGCCAAGAGGAAAGGGATTGGTACGAAGCGCTGAGGACGCGTTTGCTAGAGTTTATCTCCTCGGACGACTCTGTGGAGGTGGGAACGGAAGGGCTTGAGCTCTTAAAGGAGATGCTAAtctcagagagagagcttcGCTTAGGTGGGGCCGTGGTAAAGGCGGTCTGTGCGTGCATTCAACGACTGCCCTATGTTCCTGTCATCTatgagctgctggagctcaTTCGGGACCGCTACGGCGATCTCCAGATGAAGCCGATCTACTCGCTCTTAGAAGGCTACTTGGGCACCGAGCAGGAACTGCTGAACTTTGGCAAAGTGAACGCGCTACTACGCTTCGCTGGGACTCGGATTCGCTTTGACGACCCAAggcttgcgcagctgcgcatcaaCGTAGGCGTCAACCGACCGATTCCGGTGATACTGCACTCACTACCGCTGCTCACAACGTTACAGCGGACGGAGCAGCTGGACGAAGTGCTGGAGATCCTCTCGCACGACGACCCAGGTGTGCGGCGCGTCGCTGTCACCACAGCGCTGGAGCTCTGCGAGATCGTTATCGAGCGCAACGAGGCGCACGTGGCTAAGGCAAATGGTTACGCGCAGCGACTAAATAATAACGTGAGTAACGCGGTGGAGCGTGTGCTAGACGTCGCCGTGGCCGACCGCGACCCTGAGATTCGGCTATGGGCGTTGCAGCAGTTCACCGCGTCCTTCTTTCCGTACCTGTGCCATGCGGACAACTTGGAGGCTATCTTTATGGCACGCAACGACAACGATAAAGCAACACAGGCCCAGGCActgacgctgctgtgccagTTGCTCCCATATCGCCCCTCCATagtgcagccgcagctgcagcgtacGCAGAGATACATGCTGCACGATGTTGCTACCATGGACGCGTCTGTGTCCTTCGCGGTGTGCATGGCTGGACTGCTGAAGATGTGTGTGGACTACGATGCCCTCCTAATTCAAGGAAGCACTGTCGTGACAATTGTGTTGCAGCGATTGGAGGCGCAGCCTTTTATCTCTCGATCGCTCTCCATCGCTTTGCTGCAGCTCATCCGCTCAATCCTAGAGCGGACAGCACCGCAAGACCACTTCGATCCTCATTTGTTTCTTCGACCGCTCCTCATGATTGCCAACGGCGGGGATTCGTGCACGCGACGTCGCGAGGCGTTGGAGACGCTGGCGGCTTTCATCAGTCACATCACCAAGACCGACATTTCAGAGCTGAGTGAGGTGTACCGGGCTGTGGCCCGTATCATCCGCCGCGAgacggaagaagaagagtcCGTGACGATTGCTGCCATGAAGGTGCTCAGCTCCATCGGTGCCGTGACCCCCGTAAAGATGCGCCACGTCTTCCGCAAGGTGGAGTCGGATGAgatggaggaagaagaggaggtggtgacgCCGGCACTGGCTCACTGCAAGCCACGACTGCGCGTCTCCACCGACATGCCGGAGCGCTACGCTTCTGCAGTACTGTACTACCTCGTGCGCTCGTTGCAGCTCGCGTTGGATCCAAAGCAGCAGGTGGACACGTTGGCAGCGGTGCGATCGATGCTGCACGATGTCGAGGGAAAGGTGGAACTTAATCTACTCACCCAGCTGCTTCCGCAACTGCAGACCTGGCTGCGCGACCCGGAGCGGGCATTTCTGTATGAGACGGTACTGGGCCTGATGAACGACCTTGCCATTCTCCTTTGTCAATTCAAGGAGACTGTAGCGCCATCTGTGGGCTACGACCTACTCCGGTCTGTGCAAGCCTTTTGCCTTCTCCCGCAGGCGAGCCAGAGACCTTTCAGGGCGTACGTTGTGCAGCTGCTTGACAGCCTAGCAAAGGGGATTCCGGCGCAGGACATGCGCGACAACCGGTGGGCCGTCGAGTTTATTCACCAGCGGCTTTCGCAGAACAAGAACGACCTTGACTTGGTGCAGCGCGTTGTCAAATCTCTTGAGTCGTTTACAGCAGTGATGCAtgagaaggagctgcagatGATTCTGCCACAcgtgctgcagtgcatcgAGCCTGCAAAAGCATCGCCTGACGGTAAGCTCTCCAAGTCTAAAAATGTCAACGACGCCTGCTTCGACTTCTTGAACTTCGTCATGGCGAAGCAGCTGACCCTCGtgaagcactgctgcgcgcaAATTGTTCACACCATCATGTGGTACATCGAGCTGGCCGAAAGCAACGAGGAGATGGATGTTGGCCTACACACCTTAGCGACACTGGTGGACACGGTAAAGATGCCGGCGAAACGATTCATTATGCCAATCGAGCGCGTGGCGGTGCGCAAGAACTTTCCACCGCAGTACTTCGTCAACCTCGTTAAGagcgccgccggtggcgccaAGACCCGCATGGCAACGTCGAATGGCACAGACCTTAATCCGGACCGCCCCATTACGGTGGTGTCGCATCTGCCGCGATTGTCGAAGGATGAGTTCGAGCAGGAGTTGCGCAGCACGCCGTGCTCGGAGAACGTTCTCATCGACGTGCTTGACGTCCGTCACCATCATGGTCAGACGATGATTGACTTCCGCTTTCAGCCCGGCATGGACACCGCGGCGCGATGTAGTCTGTTTAGCCGCAAAGCCACAGACAACAAGTCCTCCATGCGACGTAATTTGGGTATTCTCCGGGTAGAGCAACGGGAAGAGAGCCCACGTCCGGTCGGGGCGAAGGTCATTCAGGCACTGGCGAACTTGCCGGTGGCGAAGACAAAGAAACGCGAGCAGTCGTGGGTTTTGTGGCTCCACAACGCCACAGTGACGCTTTTGCGCAATTCCCCGTAtgccgtgctgcgcgacacgTGCGCTGTCGCGGACCGCAACACGGAGCTTGCCAAGGATCTTTTCCCCCTTGCCGTAACTGCCGTGTGCGGGCACCTTGACACGCCGCTGCGGGCGCAGCTTATGGAGATCTTTGATCGCGCGCTTGCTGCGGCACCCGCGGACGTCAAGCAGGGGCTGTTCTGCTTTGCCGAGTTCATGGAGGGCGAGCGAGATGAGGACCACGTGAAGTTCGTCAAGGTGATGCGAGAGAGTGTGTTCAGCGTGGATCGGGAGTCGACCAGTCAGAAGTTTGGTATCAACTACGACCAGGACCCCACACTAGGTGTCATCGTGACGAAGCTGGCCCCGAATGGTGTAGGCGCTCGCGCCGGCGTCCCGAttggcgcgcagctgctcgctaTCAATGATAATCCAGTGCGTGCGGTCAGCGACATTCGCGGCCTTATTGAGGGACACACGCATACTgaactgctgctggcgtACGAGGTAGAGGAGAGGACAAAGTCTATACCGACGCCGCTGATGAACTTGGAAGTCCTAGCATCTGTCGCCTTCAGCGGGGAGATGCATACCAAGGCGATCTACTTCAACGAGGTGCTCTTTGAGAGCCTCTCACGCAAGCTTTGCAAGGTTACGGACCGCAAGGACAACCAGATGCGTCGTGTCATGACGATTGCTGAGGACCTCATTCAGTATTACCGGCACTTGAACATGACCATGACAGCCAACGGGCTGCTGAAGATGCTCACCCGCAAGTTCTCTGAAATCTTCGCGCCTGAGCAGTTCGGCTTTGAGGAGATTGCATCGTTGGAGCAGCTCAACTGGTGGAGTGAGGCGCTGCGACGATATGAGGCGCGCATGGCCAGCTGCGATACCCGTTGCCTCGAGGTGGCGTCGCTTGTGGGCGTGCTAAGGTGTGAGCAAGCGCTGGGGCACTCGAACCGCGTGCAGGAGCTCGCCGAGCTGTACTGGGACCAGCTTCCCACCGACGCGCAGTGCGAGGTAGCGCCCTTTCGAGCCAAGGCAGCGTTCTGCTTGGGAGCGTGGGACATCTTCGACGAGCTGGCGGTAGACAGGCGCATGCAAAGCTACTTTGGTGTCGTTgagcgctgcgccgcgctgttTCGAACTGAGTGCTACAGCGAGCTTTTGCATTATACCGACAAGGTGCGTGAGTCGATGCTCGAGTCTTTTGCCGACTCGTTGAATGAGAGCTACAGCCGCGCGTACGAGGGCATGACgcgtctgcagcacctgcggcACTTTGAAGAGCTCGTTTCATTCACTACGGCGTGCAGTgagcggcaggcgctgctgaagcgtgTGTGGCATCGCCGGCTGGGACAGATGTCTACCCGGCCGGACGATCTCCTGACGGTGCTCTCCATCAACTCACTTGTGCTAGAGCCGGAGAGTGACCTGGACTCGTACGTGTATGTCATCCGATCCCTGTGCAAGTCACAGTGGTTCTCGCACGCGGAGCACCTCCTGCAACGGCTGCTGCACGAGGATGCCTCGCTTGAGGTTCTATGTAAATGTGACCCGGAGCTGATCCACACCTACATCAAGTACGTTTACCTCGCCAAGGACAAGCAAGGAGCGTATGTAGAGCTGAAGAGCATCTTGTCCGCCGTCCAGGTCGACGCCGAAGACCCTCGAGCCGAGACTTGGGGGCAGTGTTGGCTGCTTCTTGGCGAGTGGACCATGTACCTCTTCCCCGAGTACGGCGAGGAGGCCATCACGGAGCTGACACACGCCACAGAGCTAGGCCccaacagcgccgctgcctttcACTCGCTGGGCATCCTGCATTGCGATCTCGCCCGCGACCCGAGCACACAGGGCGAGGTGCAGAACAGACACCTAATCTCCTGCATCACCTCCCTTTTTAAGTCCATTCAGCTCTGCAACGACGTACCGGGCAGCCTCGTGATGCAGGATGTACTGCGCATTCTCTCAGTCTGGTTTGCCAACAGTGGCATGCGGGAGATCAACGAGGCGGTGCACTACGGagtgcaggtggtggcggacCACGTGTGGCTGAACGTGGTGCCGCAGCTCATTGCCCGCATCGGCATCGAGGCCCGCTACGCTCGCGCCATCCTGACCGACTTACTCATTCGTGTAGGGTCTCAGTACTCTCACGCCCTCATCTACCCTCTCACAGTGGCGGAAAAGTCGCCAGACGTGGTGCGGCGGCACATGGCGGAGCGCGTCATCATGGGCATGCGCGACATCCCAGAGAACGATCGCATTGTCAGAGAGGCGTCTTTGGTGAGCAACGAGATGGTGCGCATTGCCATTTTGTGGACAGAGAAGTGGCACGCGGCGATTCAACAGGCGGCCTATAAACCGAGCAACGCGGATACCATCTTCTCcatgctgcagccgctgtaCGAGGAGCTGGACCGCGCCTCCACCCCGAGTGAGCTCAACTTTGAGCGCACGTTCGGTCACACGCTGCGCCACGCCAAGATCGCCTTGGAGGCGTCAAAAACAGACGAGGCATGGGGTCTCTTGCGGCAGGTatacgcgcagctgcgccgcggcgtgcTGGAGCGGCGGCTGTACATGAGCGACGTCTCACCGACGCTGGATGGCATTCAAGACAGCATTGTGGCAGTGCCTGGTACCTTCGAGCACGACAAGCCCCTCATCACGATTCGCAAGTTCCACAGCAGGGTGTATGTGATGCCATCCAAGCAGAAACCGCGCCGCATCGGCCTCGACGCGTCCGATGGCAAAAAGTACCGCTTCTTACTCAAGGGCCACGAGGATATGCGGCAGGATGAGCGCGTCATGCAGTTCATTCGCCTGATCGACACCATCTTCCAGTCCGATAATGCGGCGAGTGCGATTGGACTGAGCATCCCGCAGTACGCTGTGATCCCCCTCACTGACAACGTCGGCGTCGTCGGATGGGTGGAGAACACCGAGACAATTTACAAGATGCTAGAGACGCACAGACAGGCACACGAGGTGTCCATTTACAAAGAGGTCAACCTCATCATGAAGAAAGGCGGACTGAGCACAATCGAGGACTACCACCAGTtgccgaagcagcagcgcaaagcGCTGCTGAACTATGCAATGGAAAACACTCCAAAGAACGAGCTGCGTCAGATCTTCTGGAACAACAATGACACGTGTGAGCAGTGGCTGAGCTACCGCCAAACCTACGGCCAGACGTTGGCTGCAATGTCTATGGTCGGCTATGTCCTTGGCCTTGGTGACCGCCATCTCAACAACCTGATGCTGCAGGGCAACGGCACCGTTGTCCACATCGACTTTGGCGATTGCTTCGAGGTGGCTATGCATCGCGCCCACTACGCCGAGGCTGTTCCGTTCCGCCTGACACGTCTGCTAGTGTGCGCTCTCGGTATCACCGGCGTCGATGGTGTTTACCGCATGACATGCGAGTTGGCTATGAAAAACCTCCACCGCCATAGCGAAAATCTGCTGTCGATTCTCGAGGCTTTCATCTACGACCCTCTCATCAACTGGCGACTCAACGCGGTCAACGATACCACAGAGAGGTCGGGGTCCAAgtcggtgcagcaggaggccAACAACAGTGCTTCCGCTGCTTTAGCAGGAGaaactgccgctgcggcccgCTTGGGGGTTGATGATGCGTCGGAGGGTGATGCTAAACCCGTTGCTATGCAGCTGTCGAAGTCTGTATCGAAGCCGGCGCCGCACTCCGCCTTGCCAGGGGAGAGTCAAATGTTCGAGAATGGTGAGGAGACGCGCAACCAGCAAGGCAACTTGGCCCTCGCACGTGTGCAGGCAAAGCTCACCGGTCAGGATTTTGGCATGGTGAacagctccttctccatgATGCGCTCCTCTCGCCGTTTGGAGGGTGGGGACTCTCAACCTCACGGTTCGTCGTGGGGCTCGAACAGTCTCGCTGGCTTCACCGACTCGCCCAAGGACTCGtttgcagcaccgctgctcaCCACCTACCTTTCGCTCCGCGTTTTGAACGGGGGTGCGGAGAGCCTGGATGTGCCGCACCAAGTCGACCGCCTCATTCAAGAGGCGACGAGCCTCGACAATTTGTCGGACGCGTTTCTCACTGGCTGGGCACCGTTCTGGTAGAGAACCTGCAATGGACATTTATGTCCCCActcaaagaaaaaaagaatcTGCCAAGCTCATCACACGACGGTCGTGAATTAGCGGCAGCACTTGTTTCTCCTTCAGGGAAGGAGATCGCTTAGTGGTACAGTGCACTCACACCTCTTCAGTTTATGGGCTTGCAGCCTCGACGTCGTTCAGGGTTATAATCGACTTTGTGTTTGCTCTTTCCCTTTACTCCAAAGCCTTCGTCATGGTCTTCCGCTGTGGCGCCTCGATTGGGTTGCAGCTCTCGGGTTTGCTTTTCGGGTTCTCTAcactcttctcttttttgctGGTACCACACCGCTTTATGCTGCAACGGCGGCAAGCGAGTACTGCCTGAGGTATCGTCGAACTCAGGGGCGCGCATCTGAGCCACACTGCAGTGTTTGATCTTCCTCTTCTCAGTTTTATCTCGGTTGTCGTTTTTTCGGCTGCTCTATCGcactcttccctctccccttgtgggtttgttctctttccctttaTGTGCTAAGCTGAAATCAGTACAGAAGCCAGCAAAAAGGATACCACTACTGCCTCGcatttgggggagggggaaggcgCATGTTCAACGTCTTCGTTCCGCGTCGTAGCACTGCTAAGCATTCCGGTGCTTCTTCCTGCGAGAAGGGCGGTTGGGATAGAACCCCACAACTGGTCGCACCCTCGATATTGGCTTCGGCACGCGTGCTGGCAAGAGACTCGCTTTGTGTACTCTCTGTCGGTATGGGGCATACTCGGGTGGGGAAGTGACAGGGGCAGTGCAGGCGCAGCGCGTCAAGATCTCGCATTCACTTTTTCCATTCATTGCGCAGTCGTGGATTTCTTTGCCTACGCAAGACGGTCCCCGCACGCATGCACCTTCGTATATCCACACACCACACCCCCGGCGGCCTTGATGCGCTAtccacacactctctctctccctctctccttctctctcctttctgaCGCGCCACGCCCAGGACGGCCTTTGTGCAGCGCATTCCTGCACCGCTACGGTCAAACAAgggctctcttcctctgtctccgccccaccccaccccctccccccaattCGTTTTTGCCCATCGGTGTCGTTCATTTCTCTTCGTGTCCTTCCAcgtgcctctttttcttttgagATTTCTCATTCTCTTTTATTCCCACCCCCTTCGCATTCACAACGCACGGACCCAAGCGTACACACTCCATGAAGCGGGCAACACAATGCTACACTACACCTCGGTTGTCCACACGTGGGCACATCTCCCTATGAGCACAACCAACCTAGCCACAGCATAATCGCCACTCATTTCTTCCGATTTCCCGCGTTCTCTCCCTGcgcctgctcttcttcctcgtcATGTACGTCGTTGTCTTCTCTATCCGACGCATTTTTGCCTCTCGATAACCCTTCTCTAATAGTGTCTCTACTCACCACTTCCACAGTGCTGCCTGCGCACAAGAGCCTTTGCTGGTACATCCCGGACCGCCTGATGTACACCTGGCGCGGCGACCTACTCGGCATGCCCTGCGACTAGAACCCTGCGCTTCCTGGACGACATGGCGGCACACAATGATCTAGAGTAGTTCGGGTGCGCGAACGAACGGAaaggcgcgtgtgctgctgaCGACGTACTGTAGGGGTTAGCTATATAGGGTAAACGGAGTAGGCGACGCGTACACTGATGACTGTCCAGTGCTTCACACTGTTAGCAACCCATCGAAAAGGATATACAAGGCGCACACCTTTACGCACCCCATACACTGGTCGATGCTGAGGGCAAGCGTCTCCTTCGCATGTCTTCCGTATTGGCGTGTGTTGTGCGTCCTATTCGGACTTAAAAAAAACGCTCTGACAGCGTTCGACTGGGTTTATCGACGTGACACGACTAC encodes:
- the TOR3 gene encoding putative target of rapamycin kinase (TOR) kinase 3, yielding MTETLAAGDMGSISVTKLFSSDSTAALGQQLSSIFSNLNSTSKDRWQRSEECLSALMDTLFLHEKELGANESLHERVIALIDSAFCNSVDKGCSSFRVVFDIKWKDQHEKRNRCFMLLLSRAFKCTTPEECLKVIQCLGEVLEDNIRTTTDLLTDHVEALLKDLFAADVHRRTVVCEVLAKIVSTAAFIIKRNPTLLELLTSSCAPLVTLKDAMETRNVWHRTALIRLTSALVKNCYEVTPQVAKDVADLVLRYMRAAADESLLVGVLSALAHVAVTPAFVSAPWNLPQLVSFLCETDWSVYSVATRVAAVTAASKVACFLCQEERDWYEALRTRLLEFISSDDSVEVGTEGLELLKEMLISERELRLGGAVVKAVCACIQRLPYVPVIYELLELIRDRYGDLQMKPIYSLLEGYLGTEQELLNFGKVNALLRFAGTRIRFDDPRLAQLRINVGVNRPIPVILHSLPLLTTLQRTEQLDEVLEILSHDDPGVRRVAVTTALELCEIVIERNEAHVAKANGYAQRLNNNVSNAVERVLDVAVADRDPEIRLWALQQFTASFFPYLCHADNLEAIFMARNDNDKATQAQALTLLCQLLPYRPSIVQPQLQRTQRYMLHDVATMDASVSFAVCMAGLLKMCVDYDALLIQGSTVVTIVLQRLEAQPFISRSLSIALLQLIRSILERTAPQDHFDPHLFLRPLLMIANGGDSCTRRREALETLAAFISHITKTDISELSEVYRAVARIIRRETEEEESVTIAAMKVLSSIGAVTPVKMRHVFRKVESDEMEEEEEVVTPALAHCKPRLRVSTDMPERYASAVLYYLVRSLQLALDPKQQVDTLAAVRSMLHDVEGKVELNLLTQLLPQLQTWLRDPERAFLYETVLGLMNDLAILLCQFKETVAPSVGYDLLRSVQAFCLLPQASQRPFRAYVVQLLDSLAKGIPAQDMRDNRWAVEFIHQRLSQNKNDLDLVQRVVKSLESFTAVMHEKELQMILPHVLQCIEPAKASPDGKLSKSKNVNDACFDFLNFVMAKQLTLVKHCCAQIVHTIMWYIELAESNEEMDVGLHTLATLVDTVKMPAKRFIMPIERVAVRKNFPPQYFVNLVKSAAGGAKTRMATSNGTDLNPDRPITVVSHLPRLSKDEFEQELRSTPCSENVLIDVLDVRHHHGQTMIDFRFQPGMDTAARCSLFSRKATDNKSSMRRNLGILRVEQREESPRPVGAKVIQALANLPVAKTKKREQSWVLWLHNATVTLLRNSPYAVLRDTCAVADRNTELAKDLFPLAVTAVCGHLDTPLRAQLMEIFDRALAAAPADVKQGLFCFAEFMEGERDEDHVKFVKVMRESVFSVDRESTSQKFGINYDQDPTLGVIVTKLAPNGVGARAGVPIGAQLLAINDNPVRAVSDIRGLIEGHTHTELLLAYEVEERTKSIPTPLMNLEVLASVAFSGEMHTKAIYFNEVLFESLSRKLCKVTDRKDNQMRRVMTIAEDLIQYYRHLNMTMTANGLLKMLTRKFSEIFAPEQFGFEEIASLEQLNWWSEALRRYEARMASCDTRCLEVASLVGVLRCEQALGHSNRVQELAELYWDQLPTDAQCEVAPFRAKAAFCLGAWDIFDELAVDRRMQSYFGVVERCAALFRTECYSELLHYTDKVRESMLESFADSLNESYSRAYEGMTRLQHLRHFEELVSFTTACSERQALLKRVWHRRLGQMSTRPDDLLTVLSINSLVLEPESDLDSYVYVIRSLCKSQWFSHAEHLLQRLLHEDASLEVLCKCDPELIHTYIKYVYLAKDKQGAYVELKSILSAVQVDAEDPRAETWGQCWLLLGEWTMYLFPEYGEEAITELTHATELGPNSAAAFHSLGILHCDLARDPSTQGEVQNRHLISCITSLFKSIQLCNDVPGSLVMQDVLRILSVWFANSGMREINEAVHYGVQVVADHVWLNVVPQLIARIGIEARYARAILTDLLIRVGSQYSHALIYPLTVAEKSPDVVRRHMAERVIMGMRDIPENDRIVREASLVSNEMVRIAILWTEKWHAAIQQAAYKPSNADTIFSMLQPLYEELDRASTPSELNFERTFGHTLRHAKIALEASKTDEAWGLLRQVYAQLRRGVLERRLYMSDVSPTLDGIQDSIVAVPGTFEHDKPLITIRKFHSRVYVMPSKQKPRRIGLDASDGKKYRFLLKGHEDMRQDERVMQFIRLIDTIFQSDNAASAIGLSIPQYAVIPLTDNVGVVGWVENTETIYKMLETHRQAHEVSIYKEVNLIMKKGGLSTIEDYHQLPKQQRKALLNYAMENTPKNELRQIFWNNNDTCEQWLSYRQTYGQTLAAMSMVGYVLGLGDRHLNNLMLQGNGTVVHIDFGDCFEVAMHRAHYAEAVPFRLTRLLVCALGITGVDGVYRMTCELAMKNLHRHSENLLSILEAFIYDPLINWRLNAVNDTTERSGSKSVQQEANNSASAALAGETAAAARLGVDDASEGDAKPVAMQLSKSVSKPAPHSALPGESQMFENGEETRNQQGNLALARVQAKLTGQDFGMVNSSFSMMRSSRRLEGGDSQPHGSSWGSNSLAGFTDSPKDSFAAPLLTTYLSLRVLNGGAESLDVPHQVDRLIQEATSLDNLSDAFLTGWAPFW